DNA sequence from the Methanolobus sp. ZRKC5 genome:
TATCGGAGGCAGGGAATAGCGGTCAAACTCCTGAGAGAAGCAGAGAAAGCTGCGCACGAAGCTAAGGCTTCATATATCTACAGCTATGTATACGAACCAAATGAACCTTCAATGAAGCTTTTTGAAAAGCTGGGATACATTCAGGAAAAGGATGTCAGAATCGTTGCAATGTCCGCATATAAGAAAGAACATGCAGAAAGAGAGTATGAACTTTCAAGAGTAGACGGGAAGGACCTGCCCGAAGCTGTAAGACTTATTAATAGTTATTACAATGGAAAGACTCAGTTTTCTTCATTTACTGCTCCAGGTTTCAGGACATACGCAAATCGTATACTTGGATACGGACTTGAAAATTTCATTGTGGCAAAGTGGAAAGGTAATATAGTGGCCTGTGCCGGCTTCTGGGATTCTTCGGTTCTCATGGAAATGGCATATACGAAAGAACCAATGGTATGGAAGATCATGGCAAATGCCTACGGAATACTCAGGCATTTCGTCAGTATGCCAAGAATACCACCTGAAGGAGAGTTCTTCAAATTCCATTCCATAGTAGACCACGCATTTAAGCCCGAACATGCACTTGCAATGGAAGAGATACTTAATTACTGCAATAACCTCATGTTCGACACCAAATGCGAATTCTTCGGAACCTATATAGACCCTGATGACCCGATACTTGAAGTTATGAAGAAATTCAAACCACTTTCTGAGACAATGTACCTCTACGCAAAACCAATCTCAGGAAGACTGCCAGATTTCAGCAGCATCTATGTGGATTGCAGGGACCCGATACTCTGAGAAAATAAAAGTGTCAGTTAACAATAAAAAGCACCCGAACCTTCTTACCTACTAATGGAACGTGTGATAATCCATGTGGATATGGACTACTTCTACGCTGCTATAGAAGAGAGGGAAGACCCTTCCCTTAAAGGAAAGGCCGTTGTAGTCTGCATGTATTCGAACAGAGGGGAATCGGGTGGAGCTGTAAGCACATCTAACTATGTTGCCAGGGAAGCTGGTATACGCTCGGCTATGCCCTGCAAACTGGCAAAATCCAAAAAACCTGATGCCGTTTTCCTGCCGGTGCGCAAGCTGTTCTACGAGGAAGTTTCTGCAAATGTAATGGAAATATTGAAAGCCAATTCCGACAGCGAAGAAGCCTTCGAGAAGATCAGCATTGATGAGGCTTTCCTTGATATTACTGAATCCTGTAAAGGCAATTATGAATTTGCAAAGGAAATTGGCCTGAGAATTAAAGAGGAAGTAAAGTCACAGGAAAGAATAACATGTTCTGTGGGAATAGGTCCAAACAAGCTTATCGCCAAGATGACATCGTCTTTCCAGAAACCTGATGGAATCACCATTGTCAAACCAGAAGATGCACAGGAATTCCTTAAACCCATGCCTGTGAAGAAATTATGGGGAATCGGAAAGGTCACTGAAGATAAATTAGC
Encoded proteins:
- a CDS encoding GNAT family N-acetyltransferase → MVNIRAFKEEDNKTLLNIERMCPQGNEECAMMVDKGPDITARYELYDNWEIRVAEENEKTAGWIGWTVKQGSKQKYVYVAEVMVHPDYRRQGIAVKLLREAEKAAHEAKASYIYSYVYEPNEPSMKLFEKLGYIQEKDVRIVAMSAYKKEHAEREYELSRVDGKDLPEAVRLINSYYNGKTQFSSFTAPGFRTYANRILGYGLENFIVAKWKGNIVACAGFWDSSVLMEMAYTKEPMVWKIMANAYGILRHFVSMPRIPPEGEFFKFHSIVDHAFKPEHALAMEEILNYCNNLMFDTKCEFFGTYIDPDDPILEVMKKFKPLSETMYLYAKPISGRLPDFSSIYVDCRDPIL
- the dinB gene encoding DNA polymerase IV codes for the protein MERVIIHVDMDYFYAAIEEREDPSLKGKAVVVCMYSNRGESGGAVSTSNYVAREAGIRSAMPCKLAKSKKPDAVFLPVRKLFYEEVSANVMEILKANSDSEEAFEKISIDEAFLDITESCKGNYEFAKEIGLRIKEEVKSQERITCSVGIGPNKLIAKMTSSFQKPDGITIVKPEDAQEFLKPMPVKKLWGIGKVTEDKLAEIGIRTIEELAAYDAMELISVFGKKKGIWLKQAATGIDETPVKEKTTSDQIGRMASLKHDSRNENMIFSLLDELMDDVINKVNVRKVSFRSVTVTVIFSNFKTSTKSRTLNHVVNDRAILNENAKELMNQFLEESEMNFRRIGVRVDSLQQNTGQKSLFDF